Proteins co-encoded in one Ensifer sp. PDNC004 genomic window:
- a CDS encoding U32 family peptidase: MTKSTSASKPVLSLGPVYYLWDGPKWRDFYFRIADEAPIAHVTIGEAVCSKRLHFIEPFVGEVIERLEVAGKQVSLTSLALVTLERESQLMRGLVRDSTHPIEVNDLSALHLLAGRPHSIGPLVNVYNGATARLLASRGATSICLPPELPMTSVHGIIGENPGVDFEVFAFGRVPLAISARCAHARSKGLIKDNCQFICGEDPDGLTVETLDSQPFLALNGVQTMSHTCQALLQELPEFLAAGVSRIRLSPQDCDMAAVAHIFADAISGRRSACEAQADLADVYPNRPFSNGFHHGHTGAAWISVDAGAAARSSVT; this comes from the coding sequence ATGACAAAATCGACGAGTGCATCCAAACCCGTCTTGAGCCTCGGCCCGGTCTACTATCTCTGGGACGGCCCCAAATGGCGCGACTTCTACTTCCGCATCGCCGACGAAGCGCCGATCGCCCATGTGACGATCGGCGAGGCCGTCTGCTCGAAGCGGCTGCATTTCATCGAGCCCTTTGTCGGCGAGGTCATCGAACGGCTGGAAGTTGCCGGCAAGCAGGTGAGCCTCACCTCGCTCGCGCTGGTGACGCTCGAACGCGAAAGCCAGTTGATGCGCGGGCTGGTGCGTGACAGCACCCATCCGATCGAGGTCAATGACCTATCCGCGCTGCATCTGCTTGCCGGCAGGCCGCATTCGATCGGGCCGCTGGTCAACGTCTATAACGGCGCGACCGCCCGGCTCCTGGCTTCGAGGGGCGCGACGAGCATCTGTCTGCCGCCGGAACTGCCGATGACGTCGGTGCACGGGATCATTGGCGAAAACCCCGGAGTGGATTTCGAGGTCTTCGCCTTCGGTCGCGTGCCGCTGGCGATCTCGGCGCGCTGCGCCCATGCCCGCTCCAAGGGGCTAATCAAGGACAATTGCCAGTTCATCTGCGGCGAAGACCCGGATGGCCTGACCGTCGAGACCCTCGACAGCCAGCCCTTCCTGGCGCTGAACGGCGTACAGACCATGTCGCATACCTGCCAGGCGCTGTTGCAGGAACTGCCGGAGTTCTTGGCCGCTGGCGTTTCCCGCATTCGGCTGTCGCCGCAGGACTGCGACATGGCAGCCGTGGCACACATCTTCGCCGATGCCATCTCCGGGCGGCGCTCAGCATGTGAAGCACAGGCGGATCTTGCCGACGTCTATCCGAACAGACCGTTTTCGAATGGTTTCCACCACGGTCACACGGGAGCGGCCTGGATCTCCGTAGACGCTGGAGCTGCAGCACGCTCGTCGGTCACCTAG
- a CDS encoding NUDIX domain-containing protein, with the protein MSIAHRVQVEDVTILSDDWYVLKKTTFSFLRGDGSWQRQSRETYDRGNGATILLYDPVRRTVILTRQFRYPAFVNGHDDLLVEAPAGLLDNAEPEARIRAETEEETGFRVRDVRQVFDAFMSPGSVTERLHFFVGEYQPGDRTSQGGGNEDEGEDIAVLELVIDEALAMISSGTIRDGKTIMLLQYAALNLFPSSTPIGAMAD; encoded by the coding sequence ATGAGCATTGCGCACCGGGTTCAAGTGGAAGACGTCACCATTCTCTCGGATGACTGGTACGTCCTGAAGAAGACCACTTTTTCCTTTCTGCGTGGCGACGGGAGCTGGCAGCGGCAGTCACGCGAGACCTACGATCGCGGCAACGGCGCGACGATCCTGCTCTACGATCCGGTCCGCCGCACCGTGATCCTGACCCGGCAGTTTCGCTATCCGGCCTTCGTCAACGGCCACGACGATCTGCTCGTCGAGGCGCCGGCGGGACTGCTCGACAATGCCGAACCGGAAGCGCGCATCCGCGCGGAAACGGAGGAGGAGACGGGCTTTCGCGTGCGCGACGTACGACAGGTTTTCGACGCCTTCATGAGCCCCGGATCGGTGACTGAGCGCCTGCATTTCTTCGTCGGCGAGTATCAGCCCGGCGACCGCACGTCGCAAGGTGGCGGCAATGAAGACGAAGGAGAGGATATCGCCGTCCTCGAACTTGTGATCGACGAAGCACTCGCGATGATCAGTTCCGGCACCATTCGCGACGGCAAGACGATCATGCTGTTGCAATATGCCGCCTTGAACCTGTTCCCCAGCTCAACACCGATTGGTGCAATGGCAGACTGA